In a single window of the Podospora pseudocomata strain CBS 415.72m chromosome 2 map unlocalized CBS415.72m_2, whole genome shotgun sequence genome:
- the RBT7 gene encoding Ribonuclease T2 precursor (RNase T2) (COG:A; EggNog:ENOG503NV66), translating into MAPSLRDIVSQATSFISQLPLGGGSDSFQPPSDVSFYDPITSGPSCPIDGPVSCHNSTPIAEPNSCCFVYPGGKILLTQFWDQQIHAGGAEEDWTLHGLWPDLCDGTYDQFCNMTPQYHNITAVLEQHGQHELVQFMDRYWLASSGPNSRLWEHEFNKHGTCINTLAPACYGDSHKPGLEVVDYFQRAAALFRTLDTYHALQTAGIVPHPRKHYPLADVQAALEKYSGGKVVLRCGGRRDVLHEAWYVYFIRGSLQTGDFIPAQDRGGKEEDAGNCAPWIKYLPKRHPRGADL; encoded by the exons ATGGCGCCCTCTCTGCGCGACATCGTCTCACAAGCCACGAGCTTCAtctcccaactcccactcggcggcggcagtgaTAGCTTCCAACCACCGAGCGATGTCTCCTTCTACGATCCCATCACCAGCGGCCCATCATGTCCCATCGATGGCCCGGTGAGCTGCCACAACAGCACACCGATTGCAGAGCCCAACTCGTGTTGCTTTGTCTACCCCGGCGGCAAGATCCTCCTCACGCAGTTCTGGGATCAGCAAATCCATGCTGGGGGCGCTGAGGAGGACTGGACTCTTCACGGGCTATG GCCCGACCTCTGCGATGGCACCTACGACCAGTTCTGCAACATGACTCCGCAGTACCACAACATCACTGCCGTTCTAGAGCAGCACGGTCAGCATGAACTCGTTCAGTTCATGGATCGGTATTGGCTGGCATCCTC GGGACCAAACTCCAGACTGTGGGAGCACGAGTTCAACAAGCACGGCACATGCATCAACACTCTTGCCCCTGCGTGCTATGGCGACTCGCATAAACCGGggctggaggtggttgattaCTTTCAGCGTGCTGCCGCCCTCTTTCGGACGCTGGATACCTACCACGCTCTTCAAACCGCCGGGATCGTCCCCCACCCGAGGAAGCACTACCCTCTTGCTGATGTCCAGGCTGCTCTGGAGAAGTACAGTGGCGGGAAAGTGGTGCTCCGCTGCGGTGGACGTCGCGATGTGCTCCACGAGGCCTGGTATGTCTACTTTATCAGGGGCAGTTTGCAGACCGGAGACTTCATTCCGGCTCAGGACCGCGGTggcaaggaggaagacgCTGGCAACTGTGCCCCTTGGATCAAGTACCTGCCCAAGAGGCACCCAAGAGGAGCGGACTTGTAA
- a CDS encoding uncharacterized protein (COG:I; EggNog:ENOG503P2AT), protein MSHKMSPPFPDPLILPPLNPPHSFTLVLLHGRGNSPSSLLPFCSPLQQSFPSLKIILPTAPKSRATIYARSLITQWFDGWHLDSPASVLNPGQDEWRSIDGLQQTTSYLHDLLRQEIALVGGDSRRMFLGGLSQGCAASLMALLLWEGEPLGRCVGMCGWLPFVRTVQRATKDFASRKGDTEEDEFDPFGGNGEDDEDKPQDVEAAAVQALRESLELEGNSPITRPNSFDTPVFLAHGTEDDKVLIAHGKEAASTLSELSVNTSWNEYPGLGHWFYPEMITDITAFLKSQIPQHRR, encoded by the coding sequence ATGTCCCACAAAAtgtctccccccttccccgaccctctcatcctcccccctctcaacccccctcacAGCTTCACACTCGTTCTCCTCCACGGCAGAggcaactccccctcctccctcctccctttctgctcccccctccaacaatcGTTTCCTTCTCTCaaaatcatcctccccaccgcccccaagTCCCGAGCAACTATCTACGCCCgctccctcatcacccaaTGGTTCGACGGCTGGCACCTCGACTCCCCCGCCTCGGTCCTCAACCCAGGCCAGGACGAGTGGAGGTCTATTGACGGACTTCAACAGACCACATCATATCTCCATGATCTACTCAGACAGGAAATTGcgctggtgggtggtgactcgaggaggatgttccTCGGCGGGTTGAGTCAAGGGTGTGCAGCTTCGCTGATGGCTTTGCTGctttgggaaggggaaccACTAGGCCGCTGCGTGGGAATGTGCGGATGGTTGCCTTTTGTTAGGACAGTTCAAAGGGCGACGAAAGACTTCGCTAGCAGAAAGGGTGACACCGAAGAAGATGAGTTTGACCCATTTGGGGGTaatggtgaggatgatgaggacaagCCGCAAGATGtcgaagctgctgctgtgcaGGCTTTGCGAGAAAGTCTGGAGCTAGAAGGCAACAGTCCTATCACTCGTCCAAATTCCTTTGATACACCTGTGTTTCTGGCGCATGGAACCGAAGATGACAAAGTCCTCATCGCTCATGGCAAAGAGGCAGCATCGACTCTCTCAGAACTGAGCGTCAACACCTCCTGGAACGAATACCCAGGTCTCGGCCACTGGTTCTATCCCGAAATGATCACAGACAtcaccgccttcctcaaGTCACAGATACCACAGCATCGACGATAA